A single genomic interval of Psychroserpens sp. NJDZ02 harbors:
- a CDS encoding AAA family ATPase, whose amino-acid sequence MAKRNKNKKKSTNNSSQNNAESDKQTADNLESKLEEIIINNEVTPDEIAQIDIMEEDNSNPTYKSAKDLYHNALQIEKVLEKRKTEYEKLKEKLKEEQSQLNKEKEGAVKLKTDLKEQLDKYNEELIEINQLRIDGGWASVIDKKLLDNYDEQLKKQEEVLSNKITELNTKHTEYITLLSDLETKKLDQETEIKKLISNKKSELEEVFKDRFNEKENKLVKLSNELESSKRLLDKKQKELNYQIEDFEDDKIYLTDKAKKQVKEEIEDLNQQIINLTDKNNALQNSLHSLKEELQYLGDKSAEDVVSKLRDQEKTIFELREKLETSPGSINMDDLKRLQKEKNDWQNKIGEINAQLSEYKSRYENQKLQIGEKERLEFQKEELELRIKLQQAALEELKYEVNDLTKESEDKVTFVSCSDMDKKFSEEPFKALQNTISKGWINNIQQAIAQVTVNELYYDRNTLRSFIAGLSMSRFSILQGISGTGKTSLPKAFAESIGGNYGIVEVQSGWKDRQDLIGYYNTFEKKYYEGKFLKLLYKAGTPKYSNKPFFIILDEMNLSHPEHYFADMLSIMEETNPDKQILTVSDKVKDIPKLMLELSEGDIGLKIPQNVWFIGTANHDETTLQFAPKTYDRANILEMPINNKPFEIKSIDKSKVQISNDAFLGFMKDSKFIDDNVEGYLNGDFKTICNKLGIGWGNRLQKQIELFTPVFIALDGSIADALDHIIASKILRSIKGRYDLQEPTLKEMKDELDLNFNDKFNGFAKKSLKIVNKELSRFN is encoded by the coding sequence ATGGCAAAAAGAAATAAAAACAAAAAGAAATCTACAAATAACAGTTCACAAAATAATGCCGAAAGTGATAAACAAACAGCTGATAATTTAGAGAGTAAATTAGAGGAGATTATCATTAACAATGAGGTTACTCCTGATGAAATTGCACAAATAGATATAATGGAAGAGGATAATTCTAATCCTACTTATAAATCCGCAAAAGATTTATATCATAATGCTTTACAAATTGAAAAAGTATTAGAAAAAAGAAAAACCGAATACGAGAAGTTAAAAGAAAAATTAAAAGAAGAACAAAGCCAACTAAACAAAGAAAAAGAAGGAGCAGTAAAATTAAAAACTGATTTAAAAGAGCAACTGGATAAATATAACGAAGAATTAATAGAAATTAATCAGTTAAGAATAGATGGTGGTTGGGCGAGTGTTATCGATAAAAAACTGTTAGACAATTATGACGAGCAATTAAAAAAGCAAGAAGAAGTTCTATCAAATAAAATCACAGAACTAAATACGAAGCATACTGAATACATTACACTTTTATCAGATTTAGAAACCAAAAAACTAGATCAAGAAACGGAAATTAAAAAACTAATAAGCAATAAAAAATCGGAGTTAGAAGAAGTTTTTAAAGATAGATTCAATGAAAAAGAGAATAAACTTGTTAAACTTTCAAATGAATTAGAATCAAGTAAAAGACTTTTAGATAAAAAACAAAAGGAATTAAATTACCAAATTGAAGATTTTGAAGATGATAAAATCTATTTAACAGATAAAGCAAAAAAACAAGTAAAAGAAGAAATTGAAGATTTAAATCAACAAATCATTAATTTAACAGATAAGAATAATGCTTTACAGAATAGTCTTCACTCTTTAAAAGAGGAGTTACAGTATTTGGGAGACAAAAGTGCTGAAGATGTAGTTTCTAAATTAAGAGACCAAGAAAAAACAATATTTGAATTAAGAGAGAAACTTGAAACAAGTCCAGGTAGTATTAATATGGACGACTTAAAAAGGTTACAAAAAGAAAAGAACGATTGGCAAAACAAAATAGGTGAAATTAATGCACAATTAAGCGAATATAAATCCAGGTATGAAAACCAAAAGCTTCAAATTGGTGAAAAGGAAAGACTAGAGTTTCAAAAAGAAGAGTTAGAGTTAAGAATTAAATTACAGCAAGCTGCATTGGAAGAGCTTAAGTATGAAGTTAATGATTTAACCAAAGAATCAGAAGATAAAGTGACTTTTGTGTCTTGCTCCGATATGGATAAGAAATTTAGTGAAGAACCTTTCAAAGCACTTCAAAATACAATTAGCAAAGGATGGATAAATAATATACAGCAAGCTATAGCTCAGGTTACTGTTAATGAGTTGTATTATGATAGAAATACGTTACGCTCTTTTATTGCAGGTTTGTCAATGAGTCGTTTTTCAATTTTACAAGGAATTAGTGGTACTGGGAAAACAAGTTTACCCAAAGCGTTTGCTGAATCTATTGGAGGAAATTATGGCATTGTAGAAGTGCAATCTGGATGGAAAGATCGCCAAGATTTAATAGGGTATTATAACACATTCGAAAAGAAATATTACGAAGGTAAATTCTTGAAATTATTGTATAAAGCTGGAACTCCAAAATATAGTAATAAACCGTTTTTTATTATTCTTGATGAAATGAATCTATCACATCCAGAACATTATTTTGCAGATATGCTTTCCATAATGGAAGAGACAAATCCGGATAAACAAATTCTAACAGTAAGTGATAAAGTTAAAGATATTCCTAAACTAATGTTAGAGCTTAGCGAAGGTGATATCGGATTAAAAATACCTCAAAACGTATGGTTTATTGGTACTGCAAATCATGACGAAACTACTTTACAGTTTGCTCCAAAAACTTATGATAGAGCAAATATTTTAGAGATGCCTATTAATAATAAACCTTTTGAAATTAAAAGTATTGATAAATCTAAAGTTCAGATATCTAATGATGCCTTTTTGGGTTTTATGAAAGATTCCAAATTTATTGATGACAATGTCGAGGGGTATTTAAATGGAGATTTTAAAACGATATGTAATAAGTTAGGAATTGGATGGGGAAATAGACTGCAAAAGCAAATTGAACTGTTTACACCTGTTTTTATAGCTTTAGATGGTAGTATAGCAGATGCACTTGATCATATCATTGCATCTAAAATATTAAGATCCATAAAAGGTAGATATGATTTGCAAGAACCTACTTTAAAGGAAATGAAGGATGAATTAGATCTTAATTTTAATGATAAGTTTAATGGTTTTGCAAAAAAGTCATTGAAAATTGTAAATAAAGAATTAAGCCGTTTTAACTAA